The Glycine soja cultivar W05 chromosome 4, ASM419377v2, whole genome shotgun sequence genomic sequence ttgagtATAATGTTATCACAACATGAACGTACATTTATCACTTATCACAAAAACAAAcatgtaaaaagaataatttaaaaagactTGAAGTaggtaagaaaaaataaatttctcttctttatcaataaaagaacacacaaaaagaaagacataaaaaaaatctaaaaaaacatgaagaagaaaaagaaacacgttaaaaaataatatatttttctcttcgtctaccttttttcttctctatttagATCAAAGCATCAAAATTTTCtcttcactttatttttattttttgaagctAGTAAACAATATATATTCGAGATTCAAAGGGAAACATGGAATCAACTTGCTTCCTCTGCATAGGAATATGTAACGTTCATtctctgaaaagaaaaaatacatcTAATCTAATAGATAAGGGTAATtacttaatttcaaaaataaaagtgattattcaatttttttcaccacctaaaaatcttctttttcaatttaaatatatatctacaaaaaaaaaagtatgcttTTGTGAAATAAATGGATTTAAATTCATGTAAGGAAAATTCAtcaagagaaaggaaaaaaatattatgaaatttctcatctaaaaaatcctttttCCCCAACTCAACTATGTATCTacacatggaaaaaaaaataaaattagtatgcttttgtgagataaaataaaaataaaagatacagatgaagatgaagaaaattcaaagaaaaGGGAGGTAGAAgatattgaaatttattgaggGAGAAAATGATCGGTAATTTATAATTCACTAACtcaaataatatattcattaattgtACACGTACAAATGTTaagattatatttattaattttcttttaatttgattttaaaattagtgattaaatatatatatatgctaatttgtttattttgattgagaaacacaattgaaaaaaattaaatatgtttgtaattttgattgatttttattttgaattttattttatttgttttaatggacaaaattaattatgtggactaattaaatttaatatagtcACTAATCCTCTTTTATATACATAGTCACTAatccttttttatataatactagCTTAGTTTTTTTTGGCTTGCATGAGTATTAAAtactcattttataatttataggagtaattttttatattatttgaattttaatatattttatttagtttcaattttaataaaatgtatGTTAGTAGATAAGGGTGTAAGCATATAAATTGGGTTATTGGattagattgattttaatttaataaacccgataaaaattagataaagaAAGGTATGGAGTTTTGGCCTAACCAAAACCAACCCAAcccatatataattaaattactaatataGAAATCCTGAATTAAGAACCCCTCATCCTTAAAGCAATACATGGTTTATCTtaagataatatattattttaaagtttatctttttctgtttattttaagGTAATAACATTATTTCATGAATAATATTGTGAGTgcaaatttatgttttatttccttttttgtaTGTTTATCATATGAatagtataatattttataaatattgatttttaaaatatccttactattttttagtttgaggatttttttattttttttcaaaacttaaagagatgacatttttttaatgaccTAATCCGATTACCAACCCAATCCGAGCCACTTACACTCCTATTAATacatatgtaaataaatatttaaatatattttatatacatacatgtgataaatttaaacttctaaaatcataatatataatatacataaaatttatattaattaattaaattatttggagGAAATGAAAATGAGGTGTTAAGTGGTATCAccccataaaataaaacatttatatatatatatatatatattattgatatatattgattgatcataaaataaaatcctaaCAATAATGCCCTAGTATCATGTTTAATCAGGATTTTAAGAATGAGACCAAACCAGACTAGCCAATTCGACTTAAATCCAATGGGCATACCAGTACGATTTGCTaagaggataaaaaaatattaaaatcagtGTAACCCGATTTGAATCGGTATAGATCTTTGGTTGAACTAAGCGAGTCTTTGGTTGAATTGGGTTGAGTCTTTGAATGAATCGGGTGATATatgttctttttaaaaaatatatataaaaatatgtaatttttctattttattttttgtgaatttATGATTAGTTTTAAGACATTGGATATTTGTTTgtgttagaaatttttaaaaaacttgtatTGTCATGAATATTAGTTGTTATTTGAAATATTAAGTATTTTATaatgacaataattttaaatttaattacttaattatattatttttatatatttttaatatatatcaaatCATATGAATGATGAATTGTTATTCGACTAGTGATTCATTAACCACTAACTCGATTGGAATCGGTCGAATTCTTAAAACATTGTGTCCATATAAATCAAGGAATTCTATTACTGATAGGGACACTTTTGGCAGGTAcactttttttgtaattttgtttttttcatctCTTTATATCAAATCATCTATTTAATGTCAAGGATCTCTCTCTGTCTTCCCTTTTTTATATCCAAATAAAATTTCTCAAATCAAATATCCTTGGGCTGCCACATAGGAGACCCAACCCAATCGTCCACTCAACACCACTTTAGATTTAGATAACAAGCTAGCGAGCCGTGGAACAGATAAAGATTGCAATGTCTACTCCTTAAGCATAAACTCGAtccctttcttcttcaaatATTCGAAAGCAACACAGCGAGGATACCCACCTCCTAAAGAAACTGTAACCACGAGGTCGATCATCATCTCTCCACCACAACCATCACATCTTTTttaccctttttctttttgacaagTTTCGCTGTATCTGCCCCTCTTCCTTGCTTACTTAGGTTGCTAAATATATCTATCAGCAAAATActgaagaaagaaatgactatATATGGTGATGGCTTAATTTCTTTCCCCTCATTTTGACTATCTACACACATATATGCACCCTTGTACTCACTACTCTTCTTATCTTTTCATATTTGTGAACTAAATGTGAAAATGGACTATATATACTATTAACCAAATTGCAAGGGTCAGCATAATTGGTAGATAATTGGATTTTTTAATCATGTTATCAGGTACGATTCCTGATTATGTGCATAAAAAAAACCTTGGTCAGAAGAGAAAAAACTCACTTCAATAATCTATAGATTCTCTACGTCTCAAAAGGAATTTGTATCCAACTATCATTAATTCTGGTGAAAACCAAAAGACTTTGAACTTCGATCTGCTAATCCAAAACCTAGTTGCCTAATCCTGTGCCAGCTGGCAGTCTGAGAACTTGTTGACAAACTAATTAATGCAATTTTTCAACcaaaagatttgaaaaagaaactGTCTCTTCTTGTTGCTTGATTCTGAAATAGAAGAGACCTTCGCACATAACATCTGAACCAATAATTGAATCAATGTGATGGGTTTTAACTTAAGTCTTTTAGTATCGAATGCTACTTGCTTACCAAAAACAAGCTCCACAAGGTCTCAGTTTCGACAATGAATTCATGTTGGGGTATTAGTATTCGGTTGTTGATGAGTGTGATTCACTCGTGCATCAAGTTAAAGATTACCAACTGTAGAGTGACCTGACCTATATGATCAGCAGCAAGTGACGTTTCAGATTTAGAAATCAATATTGCAAGGCACGGTGTTGACCTATATATAACAGAAAAACATCTATCTTTCTATGCATTTTACatcaaattctttttaatttcctttgTTGGCTATCTATCATCTACGCTGAGCTTCCAAGGAGGAAAGGAGCTCTCTCTCTTAGGGCATTGCTCCATAAAAGTACTCAACTATAACTACTCAAATAAACGggcattaatattttaaaagggtACTTCGAACATACTTCACGTAATTCTCTaagtaagaaaaatgaaatgttttatcttttattttaataaagagtATCGTTAATCAGTACccttaaaatattagttaaaaaattaaaaaaaatatttattatataaatcaaaagaaaatgtaaaaaagatgATGAGCAATATAATTTTGtatctttcaataaaaataattttattttaaattttttaatattgtccTTAAAATATTGGCTAACATTTTTCTTTCAGTAATAATTACTCCTAGCTATTAGAAAGCTAATATATGACTTCTATTATTACTATCTCAATTTTATTACATTCGCCTCCTTCAATAGTCCACTCACCGGTATTAATGTTTTGAAAACTAACCGGATATACCATCTATTTAAGAGTTATGCTATTTGGTACAAAGATTTTCCGTAAAAAACTGCACGAATCGTATTTGTCTTGTTTTGATTGGATAATCATATAACTcaagaaatgaataaaattaaggaATTAACGGAAAACCGCCAAGGATACTTCGTGTATAATATTCGAGCATTAACCTTCGTACTAAACATTATTTccctttatttaataaatcgTGGCAAGAATTGAGTGTTCTATCGATTTTTCTATCAGtatatataatgttaattatgtatttcattgactattttttaaaatttcattgaaGTTTGATTTCGTTTTTTCCGTCTTGCAACAGAAATTACATTCTTTCTGGATGTGAAGCTTCCTATATATCAAACCGTATGTGTACACCAGTGTTTGAGTCCAGTTATATATGGCTTTCGGGTTTAAGAGTTCATTCCTATAAATCAATATGGGACTACTGCAGGTTTCAATCATGAAATTACAAAGCTTCATCAACTATTTTGGGAGTGGAATTTGCATTGGAGTTGGTGGAGAAATTTGGAAGCTAGGAAGATATATAGCAGTGTCCTTTTTCTCTGTTAAATCAACTTATAACTTAGTGATGAACCATATAGCTAGGTTAGGGTGTAAATAATAGTGAACAGAGGTTTTTAATCATCTTTGGAATTGTTAAGTCCCTCTGAAAATCGCTTGGCTTTTTTTATGGCGCTGCTtatgagaatgtaaatcatTTGTTTTCCTCCGACCTGTTCGGTTTCTCAACAAAATTGGTTTTATGTCTATATACTTTATTGGAAATGTCTACGATTCTTCATATTAATTATAGCATCTGGCTCTATCCATAATTATAGGCAAGATGTTCTAGAACTTCTACCATATTATCTGGCACTCAGTAACGTGGTCAGTTTGGTTGATGCTCaactaaattttcttttaacatGGTCATGTGGATATGCTGAACATCTAGGATCTTATCAAAGTTAATTAGGTCTTACTCATGGGTTATTCATGGCAATGAAGGagtattgttattaattttcaatttggtTTATTAGCCTTATAAACTACATTTCCCATTATATTTATTAGAGTCCTTATGCATAATTAATTATGCATGTGGTTTATTTTAAGTATCCCTTGTATccatctaaatatttttttcttacaaaaacaaaagttcATCAACCATTTAGCTCATGTTTTCTTATATGTTAAGCCGTAACTCGTTAATCAATTTAGCATAATTCATTATTTTGATCACTAGCCTTTTTAAAGGATTTATTTCAAGCGCCGTAAGGTAACTGATCAATTCGTATAGAGATATATTTCtgtagtaattaataaaaaacaatgacttacacattttcttttattttttatatgtaggAATGAAAGAGAAACACTAAAAAGTTTATCATGACTCCTGTTCTTTGTTTAATAACTAAGTCATATATTCCATTTGTTATGACGTTCAAGTTtgacaaatagaaaaaaagtttgACTTTAGCAAAAGTTTATAGTTGATTTTTCATAACTGTtcagtataaaaaaatgaagtatttttcacttttgagtttaatttttttttcattttttttattttaaaaattgaagctttttattattttttaactttatcttatagtagtatttattaaattgaaaGAAAGATAGCGCGCTAATATATGACAATTTGGTTAAatacaactttatttttttataagggagactatttttctttatgcaAGGGATTGCTCCCTgtaatctttctttttattaatgaagtaaaaaaatatcttaacgATAATATTGAaacaggtatttttttttttaaataacctttTACACCTGCTTACTGATGCGCACCTCTGTTTATCCCTAGCCTCAAgtaaaattgttgtttttacaagtatgttttcatttttccccGTCACCGGGATATTCACTATTTTTATTCTCCTTTTTCGTTTTGTGGTTACGTTTCACCGGGATATCAAGTTCACCCACATATCATGCTATAAAGTTATCATGCTTGAAAATGATGATGGATTTTTGTCTATGAAAGATTTGGGATAAAAATATTAGGGAGcaattttttaggtttttagCCGTTAGAAAAATAACCCGTTAAAATCAACTTTCATGTCATCATTTaacgaaaaaaaatttaacaatgaaaataaaaaatcaaacaaaaaaatagtttagaaaTCAAAACTAATCAGTATTtagttaaaagactaaaaacaaaaaccttAAATAATTGagggaataaaaacatatgttatcctaaaaaaattaaaaacttttgtttcctcaaatttatgttatttattattttggtagttcaaatttaaatttatatttttggtgtcaatttttaaaaaaatttagtcccTCGTGATAATTGAGTTTTCCCggttaaatgtataatttataactttttttagcaCATATGGGactaacaataatattttttaaaattaaaaactaaaaaaaataaaatttaaattttggagacaaaaacaaaagtgaCGTCAATTTGAGTAacaaaagccaaaaataaaaaacacagcTAAGAAAATTTCAACATTTCGTTTctacaacaaaatataattacataaaaagaTATTGACAATAAGTTGTATGACATTGGAGATTCTTATCTCATTCatacttttgaaaagaaaaatgagaaatgCCTTTCTACTGGCTATGACAAAGATGAGAAATCCATTTATATGTTGAAAGAAAGGGGAAATGAGCCTTCACTTCCATTTCACAAATACACAAAAATGCTAGTAGTGTAAACACTCAAAGTCCTTTCATCCTTTCTTTCTTATGAGTTTACAATCACAAATCCcatcaaagtttaaaataatattcatcTCTTCCAACATGAGCAATCATTCAGATGAGAAGGAGCAGTGTCAAAAGAAGAGGAAATCCACCATATGTGAAGCCTCCAACTTTAGGACATCAAGGAGAAGATTCTGCAGCAACAAAAATGAAGAGGAGATGAACAAGGGAGTTTCAACAACACTGAAGCTTTATGATGACCCTTGGAAGATCAAGAAGACGCTAACCGATAGCGATTTGGGAATCCTAAGTAGACTCTCGCTGGCTACAGATTTGGTGAAGAAGCAAATTTTGCCTATGTTGGGTGCAGATCATGCAAGAGCTGCAGAAACTGAAGAAGGGACCCCAGTTAGAGTTTGGGACATGGACACCAAATCCATGCACCAGCTCGTTCTAAAGCGATGGTCTTCTTCCAAGAGCTATGTTCTTATTGCAAAGTGGAACCAAGATTTCGTGAGAAGAAGAGACCTCAAGAAAGGGGATGAGATCGGATTTCATTGGGATCCATATAATTGCGTTTTCAATTTCTGTGTCCTTAAACGAGCTATGCCAGAGAATTAATCTAAGTTTTAgctttattttactttcaaatCATTGAGGAAAACAATGGCCAATATATTATGCCTATATGTAACATACAATAATGTTATTGCAATAGCATGTACTtcaaactaattatttaatacCAAGTTTCTATATTGTGGTATCTTATGAAATCCTCCTATTTTCGTGTTTTCGTTTTTCCCTTGTCATTGTTTATTTCCTTTCTATAAATTAAACCTATATAGGTCTAGCATGAGATCTATGCACGGTTGAAACCTTAATTGTTAATCTATATCTAATGGATTTGTTTGATGAGGTTGTTTTAATTCCTATTtctgttattatatataattgaacCATGGATATAGTAGTAGACTGATTATTGCACTACTTTCTGGTTGAAGGCG encodes the following:
- the LOC114408147 gene encoding B3 domain-containing protein At2g33720-like, giving the protein MSLQSQIPSKFKIIFISSNMSNHSDEKEQCQKKRKSTICEASNFRTSRRRFCSNKNEEEMNKGVSTTLKLYDDPWKIKKTLTDSDLGILSRLSLATDLVKKQILPMLGADHARAAETEEGTPVRVWDMDTKSMHQLVLKRWSSSKSYVLIAKWNQDFVRRRDLKKGDEIGFHWDPYNCVFNFCVLKRAMPEN